In Nitratireductor mangrovi, the genomic window CCGATCATGGCCTCGACGGCGGAATTCACCATCACCGTGAAGGGGCGCGGCGGCCACGCCGCGTTCCCGCACCAGACCATCGACCCGATCGTGATTACCAGCCGCATCGTCGGCGCCATGCAGTCGATCGCCTCGCGCAGCACCGATCCGGTCGAGGCGCTGGTGGTGTCGGTGACCAAATTCCATGCCGGCGACGCCTATAACGTCATCCCCGAGACGGCCGAGATCGCCGGCACGGTGCGCACGCTGAAGAAGGAGACCGCCGACCTCGCCGAGGAACGCATCCGAGCGCTCGTCACCGGGATCGCCGGCGCCAGCGGCGCCGAAGCCCACATCCACTACGACCGCAACTACCCGGTGACCTTCAACCATGCCGAGGAGACCGGCTTTGCCGTCTCCGTCGCCGAGGACGTGGCAGGCACGCCCAATGTCGACCCGGCGATGCCGGCGATGATGGGCGGCGAGGACTTTTCCTACATGCTGGAGGCCCGGCCAGGCTCCTTCATCTTTGTCGGCAATGGCGAAACGGCCAACCTCCACCACCCCGCCTACGACTTCAACGACGAGGCGATCCCGCACGGCATCTCCTACTGGGTGCGGCTGACGGAAAAGGCGCTGGCAGCCTGACGCGAAGCAGCCCCCTCGGCACTGCCGGCAAGGGCCGACTGAGCAAGCCGGCCTAGCCGTTCTTTCGATCATGGCTGGGAAATGGCGGCGGCAGCGCCGCCATTTTCGTTCGCACCGACCCTCAAGCCGGCGCGCTTGCTTCGGCTGGCGGAGCCTTCACACCAGCGGCCGAGAACACGGCTCGACCGTCGCCGCAACCCCGCCAAAACGGTTGGCGAATCCACCCGAAACCGGTATGAAGCGGCCGTGGTCCCGTAGCTCAGCAGGATAGAGCATCAGATTCCTAATCTGAGGGTCACAGGTTCGAATCCTGTCGGGATCACCAGTTCACCGCTCGTCATTCGTCGCGATGCCGGCCTTCGGAGCGGAACGTCGCTGGAGCGTTCCCCGAAAGTTGGCCTTGCCCACGAGCCCTTGTTCGAGCTGCGGAACGCCGTGGCAAGTCAGCTTGAAATGATGAAACGTTCCAGCTTGCCCAGTGTCTGCAGTCCCAGCTCGATGGCGCCGAAGCCCTTCGCCTGCTGGAACTCGGCAGCAGTGGTGAAGACCATGCCCAGAGTCACCTTCGTTGCCCCGTCCTGGTCCTCGAACGAGGCCCAGGCGTCGGCATGTTTCGGCCCGTTCTCGCCCCAGAGAAGCGTGTAGCCGATCCGCTCCTCCGGCCGGACCTCGTGATAGAGGTGGTGGTTCGGAAACACCGTGCCGTCGGGCGCGATCATGTCGAAGACCCATTCGCCGCCGGTGCGCAGGTCTATCCTTTGCGTGCGGCAGGAGAAGCCCTCCGGGCCCCACCATTGCGGCAAAGTCTCGGCGTTCATCCATGCGCCCCAGACGACCGACCGCGGCGCGCGGATCACCTTCTGCAGCACCATGGTGCGCTCTGCCACGCCGGCGAGATTGTCCAGCTCCGCGTCAAAGCCCTGCCGGTAACCCGCCTCCATATCCTCGGCCAGCGAGGACAACTGCACCGTCACGACCAGCCGGCTGCGCTCGTCCGTGCCCGAGAAATCTGCTGTCACCAGCGCTGCCGATTGCGTCACGCCTTCAGACGAGATCACCTCGTAGTTGACACTGGACACCTCCGGCTGCAGCGCCAGCCAGCCGCACTCGCAGCGGATGTCCGGACGACCCTCCATCCTGCAAAGCGAGACCTCGCGTCCACCCACCCGGGTGTCGGCCTCAAGGAACTCCACAGCGACCGCCGAAGACGGTGCGGACCAGATCGCCCGCGCGGCGGGTGCCGTCCACACTTCCCACAGCACCGACAACGGCGCCGCCAGGTCGCGTTCGAAGGTCAGCGTCGCAAAACGGCCGCTCCGATCGTCGGCGGCGGCTGCCCGTGTCGCTGTGCTTGTCGCGAAATTCTGCGTCATTCCTTGCCTTCCTTCATCACATTCATCACGAACGCGTCCAGCCGGTCGAGCCGCGCCGCCCAGATGGCCCGCTGCTCGTCGAGCCATCTCCGCACCGGGTTCAGGGCGTCCGGCACGATGGCGCAGGTTCGGACCCGCCCGTCCTTGGACGTAACGATCAACCCCGCCTCCTCCAGCACGGAAAGGTGCCGCATCACCGTGGGCAGCCGCAGCCCCGTAGGCCCGGCCAGTTCGGTCACCCGCGCCGGCCCCTCGGCGAGCCGGGTCAGGATGGAGCGGCGCGTCGGGTCGGCCAGCGCATGGAAGAGCAGCGAGAGATCAGGATCATGCTTAGCCATATCGCTAACTATCATCGCCGCGAATTGCGGCGCAAGAAAAAACTTCGTCGATTTGCTAAGTTTTCCGGCGTGAACTCGCCGCGCTGCCTGTCCGGTTGCGTGACCGACGGCAAGGTTGGCGGCGGCCCTGCCCGCCTTTTCACTCGATGCAAGGCACAAGAGCGCCCGCGCGTTGGCAGCGCGCGGTCATTTCGTTGCCTGATAGTCCGGAAATGCGGCCACGTCCCAGATGGAGCGGCCTTGATGTGCCGGGCGGCGGGGCGAGCCCGCCGCCGTCAGTTGATGGTCATGACGACGGCGTCGTCGTCCTTCTTTGCCTCAAGCGACATCTCGTCAAGCTTCAGGTGCCACGCGGCCGGCATGGCGCCGCTTTCCAGGAAGCGGTCGATCTCGGCCGGCTTCTCGCACGCCGCCTTGGCGGCGAGGAACGCGCTATAGGGGATCTTGCGGAACTGCGTATGCATTTCGAATCCTCCAGCGTCTCCATTGAAGAACGAGATATTGGCCGGAATCTGACAAAGACAAATTTTTTGTGAACATCCGACGCAGCAGACGGTTTTTCGTTAACGCCCGCCCCGCCGGACGCCACCCCGACCCCTGTCGCAGCGTAGCCGGCGGCCATTGTGGATCAGTGGCGCATTTCACACGGCTGCAACAAAACCGTTGTCGGACTGTCATCTCCCGTCGCTACGGCGAGAGGCGAAAGTGAACGGAACTTTCGCCAACCAAATTCGGGAGAGCATCATGAAGCCCTTTGGTATCGCCGCGGGTCTCGCGGCCGGACTGTCGCTTCTCGCCAGCCCCGCCCTCGCCGTCACCGAGATTTCCTGGTGGCACGCCATGGGTGGCGCGCTCGGCGAAACGGTCAACGAGATCGCCGCCAATTTCAACGAGGCCCAGGACGAGGTCAGGCTGACCCCGGTCTACAAGGGCACCTACGAGGAAACGCTGACGGCCGGCATCGCCGCCTTCCGCGCCGGCGAACAGCCGAACATCCTCCAGGTCTTCGACGCGGGCGCGGCGACCGTCATCGGCGCCAGGGGCGCGGTGATGCCGGTGCAGGACATCCTCGAAGGCGCCGGCGCGGCGTTCGACATCGAGGACTACATCTCCGGCGTGCGTTATTTCTACGCCGACAGCGCCGGCAAGATGATCGGCATGCCGTTCAACTCCTCGGCGCCGATCATGTATTTCAATACCGAGGCGCTGGAAAAGGCCGGCGTCGAGGCCCCGAAGACCTGGGAAGAGTTCGAGGCCATCGCGCCGAAGCTCAAGGACGCCGGCTACATCCCGCTGGTCCAGTCGCATCTGCCGTGGGAGTTCACCGAGAACTTCTTCTCGCGCCACAACCTGCCGTTTGCGACCAACAACAACGGTTATGACGGCGCCGAGGGCACCAGGCTGCTGGTCAACAGCGACGAGCTGAAGATGATGTTCTCCAAGCTGGTCGAGTGGAAGGGCAGCGGCCATTTCGAATGGTACGGCACCGGCTGGGGCGACAACCAGACCCCGTTCGAGCAGGGCAACGTCGCGCTGTGGATCGGCTCGTCGGGCTCCTTCGGCGGCCTGAAGAAGTCGGCCACCATGCCGTTCGGCGCCGTGCCGCTGCCCTACTGGCAGTCGGTCGCGGGCGACGAGGGCTACCAGTCCTTCATCGGCGGGGCGGCCCTGTTCGCCATGTCCGGCAAGTCGGACGAGGAGAACAAGGCCACGGCGAAGTTCTTCGAATACCTGACCTCGCCGGAAGTCCAGCTGATGTGGCACAAGCAGACCGGCTACGTGCCTATCACCAACGCCGCCTACGAGCTTGCCAGGGAACAGGGCTACTATAGCGAGACCCCGCAGGCCGAGGTCGGCATCCAGCAGCTCAACCTGAAGGCCGGCGAGTGGACCAAGGGTTACCGGATGGGCTTCTACGTCCAGATCCGCGACGTCATGAACCGCGAATACGGCAAGCTGTTCACCGGCGAGACCACCGTCGACGAGGCCTTCAAGACGATCGAGGCCGACGGCAACCAGCTGCTCGAGCGCTTCGCCAAGACCGGCAGCTAACAACAGGCATCACGCCCGCGGGGCGCGTCCTTTCCGAGGACGCGCCCTTTTCGCATCATCGGCAGGGGACAGAGAAGCGGATGAACAAGGTCAGGTTCGGCCATTCGGCCATCCCGTACATCTTCCTGCTGCCGCAGATCGCGATCGTCGCCGTCTTCTTCTACCTGCCCGCAGGCGAGGCGGTGCGCTCCTCCTTCTATCTCGAGGACCCGTTCGGCTTCAGCTCGTCCTTTGTCGGCCTCGACAATTACCGCGACGTGCTGTCGAACAGCGAATACCGGCGCGTGGCGACCTTCACCGTCTGGTTCACCGCGCTTGTCGCCTTCTTCGCGCTCGCCATCGCGCTGCTGCTGGCGGTCAAGGCCGACGCGGTGATCCGCGGCGCCAAGACCTATCGCACGCTTTTGATGTGGATCTACGCCATCGCGCCGCCGGTCGCCGGCCTGCTAGGCATCCTTCTGTTCGACCAGCATGTCGGCCCGCTGGTGGCCCTGTTCGGCTTCTTCGGCTGGGACATGCGGGTCGGCGTCAACTATTACGACACCGCCACCGCGATGATCGTCACGGCGGTCTGGTACCAGATCGCGGTCAATTTCATCTTTTTCCTGTCCGGCCTGCAGTCGATCCCGCGCTCGGTGCGCGAGGCAGCCATGATCGACTGCCAGTCGGGCATGCGGCGCTTCTTCACGGTGACACTGCCGCTCCTGACGCCGACGGCGTTCTTCCTGCTGGTGATCAACATCACCTACGCACTGTTCGACACTTTCGGCCTGATCGACCTGATGACAAAGAACGAGCCTGGCAACAACCCGGTGACGCTGGTCTACAAGGTCTTCCTCGACGGCTTTCGCGGCAACGATCTCGGCGGTTCCTCGGCACAGTCGGTCATCCTGATGATCGTCGTCTTCGTCCTGACCGTGGTGCAGTTCCGCTTCATCGAACGCCGCGTGCATTATTCGTGAGGGGCGCATGACAGACACCGCCACAACCGTCCATGCGCTCGCTCCGGCGACGCGGCGCGCCGCCTTCAGGTGGAGCGTCGTCCTCGACCACGCCATCCTGATCGCCGGCTCGCTGTTCATGCTGTTGCCGGTGGCGCTGGCCTTCATGACCTCCACCCACGAGGCGGTGACCATCCACACCGGCGGAGTCCAGTTCATGCCCGGCGACCGCCTGGCGGAGAACTATTCCACGGTGATGTTCAAGGGCCTCGGCTTTACCGGTGCCGTCAACGGCACCACCATGATGATCAACTCGATGATCCTCGGCTTCGGCTTCGCCATCGGCAAGATCGTCGTGGCGATGATGGCCGCCTATGCGATCGTCTATTTCCGCTTTCCGCTGGCCGAACTCGCCTTCTGGGCGATCTTCGTCACCCTGCTGCTGCCTCTCGAGGTGCGCATCCTGCCCTCCTACGAGATCGTGCAGTCGATGGGGCTGACCAACACCTATACCGGGCTGATCGTGCCGCTGATCGCCTCGGCGACGGCGACCTTCTTCTTCCGCCAGTTCTTCAAGTCGGTGCCCGACGAACTGATCGAGGCGGCCAGGATCGACGGCGCCGGCCCGTGGAAATTCTTCGTCGACATCCTGGTGCCGCTCAGCCGCACCATGATCGCCGCGATCTTCATCATCATGTTCGTCTATGGCTGGAACCAGTATCTCTGGCCGACGCTGATCACCACCGACGAGGACTATTTCACCCTGGTGCGCGGCATCAAGCAGATCATCCAGGTCTGGGTCGGCTCGCAGATACCCGAATACGGGCAGGCCATGGCGCTGGCGATCCTCGCCATGCTGCCTCCGGTGATCGTGGTCGTGGTGTTCCAGAGCTGGTTCATCAAGGGCCTGACCGAAAGCGACAAGTAGGAGCATCCGCGATGGCCCGTCTCCATATCGACAAGGTCTCGAAGATCTATTCAGGCACCCAGCGTGCCGTCGACAATGTCTCGATCGACATTCCCGACGGCCGCTTCATCGTGCTGGTCGGCCCGTCCGGCTGCGGCAAGTCGACATTGCTGCGCATGATCGCCGGGCTGGAAACCATCACCGAGGGCGCGATCAGCATCGGCGACCGCGTGGTCAACGACCTCGACCCGGCCGAGCGCGACATCGCCATGGTGTTCCAGAACTACGCGCTCTACCCGCACATGAAGGTTTACGACAACATGGCCTATGGCCTGCGCAACCGCCGCGTGGCCAAGGACGAGATCGACCGCCGCGTCCGCGAGGCGGCAAGGACGCTCGAACTCGCCGAACTGCTGGAGCGGCGGCCGCGCGAACTCTCCGGCGGACAGCGCCAGCGCGTCGCCATGGGCCGCGCCATCGTGCGCAACCCGGAGGCGTTTCTGTTCGACGAGCCGCTTTCCAACCTCGACGCCAAGCTGCGCGGTCACATGCGCGTCGAGATCAAGCATCTGCAGCGCACCCTCGGCATCACCTCGGTCTATGTCACCCACGACCAGCTGGAGGCGATGACGCTGGCCGACACGCTGGTGGTGATGAACGCGGGCAAGGTCGAGCAGGTCGGCGCGCCGCTCGACGTCTACGAGCGCCCTGCCAGCCTGTTCGTGGCCGGCTTCATCGGTGCGCCGCCCATGAACCTCCTGCCGCTCTCCGCCCTCGGCGACGATGGCCAGCTCGGCCTGCGCGACGCGGCGGTGGCAACGATCGGCTTCCGCCCCGAGGATGTCGCGGTCGGCGAAAACGGCGTTGCGGACGGTCTGCGCCTGACACTGGTCATCGAGGCGGTCGAGCCGGTCGGGGCCGAGAGCTATCTGCACGGCAAGGTCAATGGCGAAGGCGTGGTGGCGCGCGTTGCCGGCCGCTCGCCGAGCAGCGAGGGAGACGCGGTGTCGATCGCCGTGCCCGCGAGCCGCCTGCACGCCTTCAGCACCGCCGGGCGACGGCTGGACGACTGGCGCGGAGAACCGGCCCCGGCAAATGGCGGCAACGGCAAGGCGGCGCGGCAGCCGGCGCTCTGAGCCAGGCGCCCGCGAAGGGGTGACAGGACGACCGCGAGACGGCAAAGATGCAGCGCGCCGCGAGCGCAGCCACGTCATCTGCCGTCCGGGACCTGCATGCCCAATCCGCTCTACGACGCCTTTTTTCGCCCGCACGAGGAAAACGACCGGCCGTTCCTGCATCTGAAGGATGGCACCGGGCTCAGTTACCGGGCCTTCCTTGCGATGACCGCGCGCTATGCGCATGCACTGCGGGAAAACGGGGTAGCGGTCGGCGACCGGGTGGCGCTGCAGGTGAAGAAATCACCGGAGGCGCTTGCCGTCTACGCGGCGTGCGTGGCCGCGGGCGCGGTCTTCCTGCCACTCAACAGCGCCTATACGCCGGCCGAGATCGACTATTTCGTCAGCGACGCCGAAGCGCGGATTCTGATCTGCGACGGCGCGGCCGAGGCCGCGCTGGCTCCGGTCGCGAGCGGCGCGGGCGCGACGCTGCTGACGCTCAATGCCGACGGCTCGGGCAGCTTTGCGGCGGCCGCGGCGGGGATGGCAGAGCGTTTCGACGTGGC contains:
- a CDS encoding M20 aminoacylase family protein, giving the protein MPILNRAAELQEEVSGWRRHLHRKPELGFDLFETSAFVAEKLREFGCDEVATGMAKTGVVGIIRGRLGDGPTIGLRSDMDALPIAEASGVPHSSENAGKMHACGHDGHTAMLLGAAKYLTETRNFAGSVAVIFQPAEEGGGGGRVMVKEGIMERFGIERVFGMHNAPGLPVGHFATRPGPIMASTAEFTITVKGRGGHAAFPHQTIDPIVITSRIVGAMQSIASRSTDPVEALVVSVTKFHAGDAYNVIPETAEIAGTVRTLKKETADLAEERIRALVTGIAGASGAEAHIHYDRNYPVTFNHAEETGFAVSVAEDVAGTPNVDPAMPAMMGGEDFSYMLEARPGSFIFVGNGETANLHHPAYDFNDEAIPHGISYWVRLTEKALAA
- a CDS encoding SRPBCC family protein, whose protein sequence is MTQNFATSTATRAAAADDRSGRFATLTFERDLAAPLSVLWEVWTAPAARAIWSAPSSAVAVEFLEADTRVGGREVSLCRMEGRPDIRCECGWLALQPEVSSVNYEVISSEGVTQSAALVTADFSGTDERSRLVVTVQLSSLAEDMEAGYRQGFDAELDNLAGVAERTMVLQKVIRAPRSVVWGAWMNAETLPQWWGPEGFSCRTQRIDLRTGGEWVFDMIAPDGTVFPNHHLYHEVRPEERIGYTLLWGENGPKHADAWASFEDQDGATKVTLGMVFTTAAEFQQAKGFGAIELGLQTLGKLERFIISS
- a CDS encoding ArsR/SmtB family transcription factor — translated: MAKHDPDLSLLFHALADPTRRSILTRLAEGPARVTELAGPTGLRLPTVMRHLSVLEEAGLIVTSKDGRVRTCAIVPDALNPVRRWLDEQRAIWAARLDRLDAFVMNVMKEGKE
- a CDS encoding extracellular solute-binding protein, whose translation is MKPFGIAAGLAAGLSLLASPALAVTEISWWHAMGGALGETVNEIAANFNEAQDEVRLTPVYKGTYEETLTAGIAAFRAGEQPNILQVFDAGAATVIGARGAVMPVQDILEGAGAAFDIEDYISGVRYFYADSAGKMIGMPFNSSAPIMYFNTEALEKAGVEAPKTWEEFEAIAPKLKDAGYIPLVQSHLPWEFTENFFSRHNLPFATNNNGYDGAEGTRLLVNSDELKMMFSKLVEWKGSGHFEWYGTGWGDNQTPFEQGNVALWIGSSGSFGGLKKSATMPFGAVPLPYWQSVAGDEGYQSFIGGAALFAMSGKSDEENKATAKFFEYLTSPEVQLMWHKQTGYVPITNAAYELAREQGYYSETPQAEVGIQQLNLKAGEWTKGYRMGFYVQIRDVMNREYGKLFTGETTVDEAFKTIEADGNQLLERFAKTGS
- a CDS encoding ABC transporter permease subunit is translated as MNKVRFGHSAIPYIFLLPQIAIVAVFFYLPAGEAVRSSFYLEDPFGFSSSFVGLDNYRDVLSNSEYRRVATFTVWFTALVAFFALAIALLLAVKADAVIRGAKTYRTLLMWIYAIAPPVAGLLGILLFDQHVGPLVALFGFFGWDMRVGVNYYDTATAMIVTAVWYQIAVNFIFFLSGLQSIPRSVREAAMIDCQSGMRRFFTVTLPLLTPTAFFLLVINITYALFDTFGLIDLMTKNEPGNNPVTLVYKVFLDGFRGNDLGGSSAQSVILMIVVFVLTVVQFRFIERRVHYS
- the ugpE gene encoding sn-glycerol-3-phosphate ABC transporter permease UgpE; its protein translation is MLLPVALAFMTSTHEAVTIHTGGVQFMPGDRLAENYSTVMFKGLGFTGAVNGTTMMINSMILGFGFAIGKIVVAMMAAYAIVYFRFPLAELAFWAIFVTLLLPLEVRILPSYEIVQSMGLTNTYTGLIVPLIASATATFFFRQFFKSVPDELIEAARIDGAGPWKFFVDILVPLSRTMIAAIFIIMFVYGWNQYLWPTLITTDEDYFTLVRGIKQIIQVWVGSQIPEYGQAMALAILAMLPPVIVVVVFQSWFIKGLTESDK
- the ugpC gene encoding sn-glycerol-3-phosphate ABC transporter ATP-binding protein UgpC, whose product is MARLHIDKVSKIYSGTQRAVDNVSIDIPDGRFIVLVGPSGCGKSTLLRMIAGLETITEGAISIGDRVVNDLDPAERDIAMVFQNYALYPHMKVYDNMAYGLRNRRVAKDEIDRRVREAARTLELAELLERRPRELSGGQRQRVAMGRAIVRNPEAFLFDEPLSNLDAKLRGHMRVEIKHLQRTLGITSVYVTHDQLEAMTLADTLVVMNAGKVEQVGAPLDVYERPASLFVAGFIGAPPMNLLPLSALGDDGQLGLRDAAVATIGFRPEDVAVGENGVADGLRLTLVIEAVEPVGAESYLHGKVNGEGVVARVAGRSPSSEGDAVSIAVPASRLHAFSTAGRRLDDWRGEPAPANGGNGKAARQPAL